TTTACCGAACTGTCGCCCAATTCGGCAACGACAATCATTGGGAGCTTATCTTCAATTTTAAGTACTGGTTCCTGTTCATTCACTAAATTTAAGAGTATATCTTTTGCCAGCTTAATATCATCATCATACCCTATGCCGAAAGTTAAATTTTCTCGGCGAATGCCTTCAACTGTATAATTAATAATATTGTCGTTACTCAATTTCCCATTGGGAATAATAGCCAGCTGATTGCCAAAAGTGGTGAGTTTTGTATTAAAGATTGAAATATCCTTTACAGTTCCATCTACGCCTTGGGCACTGATAAAATCGCCAACTTTAAATGGTTTAATGAGTAAGATTAAAATACCTCCTGCAAAATTTGCAAGCGAACCCTGCAAAGCCAAGCCCACCGCTAAACCAGCTGCACCAATAATCGCAACCAACGAAGCAGATTCTACGCCAAGTTGGGTAATTACCAATACAAAGAGCACGATTTTTAATCCCCAGTTTATAAGGCTCGCAACAAAATTTTCTAAAGTGGGATCGTAATCTTTTTTGTCGAAAAACTTTCTTGTATATCTATTTATGATTTTAATTAACCACCAACCAAGTACCAACATTAAAACTGCGGCAATTACGCTTGGTAGAAAATCTATTAATTTTTGACCATATTCTTCAATATAAATATCTAAGTCACTAAATTTATCCATAAAAACTTATTCTTTTTTGTTTATTAATTCAATTGCAATTTTTGATTCTGTTACGGGTAATTTGCAAGTGTTATTCTCGCAAACGTAAATAAGGGTTTCGCCGGACACAAATCTGTTTGTGAAAAGCGGGTTGTTTTTTTCGGTTTTGGTGCCAGCTATAATACAATTTGGCAAATAGTTGGTGTTGAGCTCTGTTACTATTTTTGGTGCATCTGCGCCCACAACCACAACTTCATAAAAGCTGTTTTTAAAGTTGAGCAACAAATCTAACCAATTTGAAAATCCGCTAGGATACTGTTCTATTTCTCCAGAAACGTTTTTCAACATTTGATGCGAAATTTCAGCATAGCCCGTTTCTTCAAAATATTTTGAAAGCAGAAATAAATTTTTTGCCATTACAGAATTTGAAGCGGGAATTACATTGTCGCGGTATTCAAAATTTCGGGAAACGATGGCCGGATCTTTTTTGGATGTAAAATAAAACATGTGTTTTTCCGAATCGAAAAAGTTGTTAATTGTATATTCTGTCATTTTTTTAGACAGAAGCAACCATTTTTCATCCAGTGTTATTTGGTATAAATCTATAAATGCTTCAATAGTGAAGGCGTAATCTTCCAAAAAGCCGTTAATGCTGCTTTTTTCGTTTTTATAATTGTGAAATAATGCTCCGTTTTTTTGAAGTTGTTTATTAGCAATAAACGTTGCATTTTTTACGGCCGCATCTAAATATTTGCGAGTGCCAAATGCTTTATAAGCATCGGCATACCCTTTTAGCATTAGCGCATTCCACGAGGTTAGGGTCTTGTCATCAAGCCTAGGTTTATCTCTTTTATTGCGATAGGTAAGCAGTGTTTTTTTCCAACCTTCTTTTTTCTGCCGTAACGTTTCAGTAGTAAGATTGAATTCTTTTTCAATTTCAGCATCCGTTTTCTTCCGAATTAAAACATAGTGGTTGTTTTCCCACTTTCCGTAGCTGTTTATATTGAAATATTCCTTAAAAATATTAAAGTCGTCTTGTAATAATTCCTGCAACTCTTCCAAAGTAAAAATATAAAACGCTCCTTCCTCAAGTTTGCCGTTTTCATCTAGGCTATCGGCATCGAGCGACGAGTAAAAACCGCCTTCTTCATTGGTTAAATCTGTTGCTATAAAATTTAAGGTTTCTTCTACTACTTCTTTATAAAGTGGATTTTTTGTAATTAGAAAAGCGTTGCTGTACAGACTAACCAGTTGCGCGTTATCGTAAAGCATTTTTTCAAAATGTGGCACGTGCCATTTTTCGTCTGTACTATAGCGAGAAAAACCACCGCCAATTTGATCGTAAAGCCCTCCATAGGCCATTTTATCTAAGGTTAAGGTTACAAACTTTAGCAGTTCGGTGTCGTTTTCTACCACTGCTTTTCGTAATAGAAACTGCAAGTTATTGGGCATCATAAATTTTGGAGCGCCACTAAAACCGCCATTTTCTGTATCGAATTTCCGCGCCCACGCTGCGACGATTTTTTCAGTAGGAAAATCTTTAAAGCTTATATCTTCGGTGTTTAGATTAATTAAATCCATGCTTTTAATTCCTTCTTCCAATCGGTTAGCGTAAGCAATTAATTTTTCTGGCTCGGAGCTGTAAACTTCCTGAATTTGTTCCAAAGCATTTATCCAATCGTTTTTTCTAAAATAGGTGCCGCCCCAAACTGGGCGCCCATCGGGAAGCGTTACTACATTTAATGGCCAACCCGCACTACCTGTCATTAACTGTACGGCATTTATATAAGTTTGATCTACATCGGGTCTTTCTTCGCGATCTACTTTTATTGAGATAAAATTTTTGTTCATTACCGCTGCAACGGTGCTGTCTTCAAAACTTTCGTGTTCCATAACGTGGCACCAATGGCATGCAGCATAGCCAATACTTATAATTACAAGTTTTTTTTCTTTCTTAGCCTGCTGAAGGGCAGCCTCGTTATAAGGTTTCCAATTAACTGGATTGTGGGCGTGCTGCAATAAATACGGGCTGGATTCAGTGATTAAATCGTTGGTGAAGCTGTGTGTTTCCAAAGTATTTTTTGTTGAAGAATTACAACATATTAAAATTTGTAATGTAAAAAGTGTAATTAATAATCGCATAGTTAGGCTTCCGGAAAACAAAAATACGCTTTTGAGGTGCCAAAAGCGTATTTATTGTACATTCTTAATTATTAGTTCACTTCAAAAGTGATTTTTACATTTACGCGAAATTGGGTAATATTATCGCCGCCATCTACAACGCAACTCTGCTCGTTAACATATACTGAACGAATATTTTTCACACTTTTAGATGCTTCTTTAACTGCGTTTCTGGTGGCGTCTTCCCAGCTTTTAGGTGAGCTTGAGAGTACTTCAATAACTTTTAATACTGCCATAATTTTTAGATTTTAAATTAAAAAAATGATTAACCCTCAAAGTACAACTATTAACGGTCAATTTTCTGAAAATTAAGTTAAAAGGAATTATTGATGTGTGTTCTGAACAGTTTATCCATTAATTGCAACTACCTCGTTTATTTGATCTGGAATCATTTGCTTTAACATAGTTTCAATGCCGTTTTTCAAGGTAATGGTAGACGATGGGCAGCCGCTGCAAGCACCTTGCAAAATTACCTTAACCGTCTTGGTTTCGCTGTTAAACGATTCAAAGCGAATGTTTCCTCCGTCTTTGGCAACAGCCGGTTTTACGTACTCGTCTAAGATTGAAATTATTTCCTTTTCAAGTGCTGAATAGCTATGTGTGCTGTTTTCTGAATAGTTTTCAGATAAATCATTATTTACTGCGGGATTTGCAGTGGCTGCGGTTTCTTCGTTTAAAACTGGTTTCCCTTCGTAGAGGTAAACTCTAATAAAGTCGCGCATTTCTGAAACGATGTCTTGCCACTCAACCATATTGTATTTCATTACTGAAATATAATTGCCGCTAATAAAAACTTCTTTTACAAAAGGGAAGTTAAATAACGATTTTGCCAAGGGCGAATTTGCTGCTTCGTCTATGTTTTTAAACTCTAAAATTTCAGATGATAAAGATTTATTTGCTACAAATTTCATTACCGAAGGATTTGGAGTGCTTTCGGCGTAGATTGCAACGGCAACTTTTTTGGGAGTGCTATCTTCAACAATTACTGATTTTCCCGTATTGAGGTATTCCAAAATAGAGTCGGCAACCTCTTCTTGCACATCTTGCCACTCAATAATATTATATTTTTCAATTGCGACGAAATTTTGCGAAATATAAACAGTTTTTACAAAGGGCAAGTAAAATAGCTGTTGGGCCAAAGGGCTCGGTTTTGCCTCGTCTATATTTTTAAATTCGTAGCTGGTAGAGCGGGTTAAGAAGGAATTTGCAACAAATTTTATGATATTTGGATTCGAGGTTTCTGAAATATCTATGTTAAATTGGGACATTAAGCTGTTTTTTTTGCGAAAATATAAAAAGAAAAACAATGTATTCAATATATTTGGCACTGTAATACCCAGATTTATGAAAAAATTAATACTTTTCTTTACTATAATTTTTCCCCTTTTTGTTTTTTCACAACCCATTGATCTATTTCAGCAATTTAATGGGAGGTATGATTTTACAGCTGTAGGAAATACCTTAAATGAATTCCCAAACTTTCCGGATAACAATGGTAATGTTTATTGTGGGCAGTTGTTACAGAGCAGTGCCACGTTAAATCTGAATCCGGGACAAACGTTTGTTTCTGCACATCTCTATTGGGGGTCTATTGGAACTGGCGATTTTGATGTTGCTTTAAACGGAACTGCTATTTCTGCCCAGCGAATTTTTAGCCATACCTTTAACGGCAATCCATATTTTTCTGCCTATGCGGATGTAACTGCCTTGGTGGGTGCTACTGGAAACGGCACCTATACCTTTTCTGATATGGATGTGCAGGCATTGCTTCCTCAGTATTGTGGTACTAATTTTGGTGGTTGGGCTATCTATGTAATTTTTGAAGATCCATCGCTTAGATTAAATCAGATAAGTCTTTTTGATGGTTTGGAAAGTGTTTCGGCTAATAACAATAATTTAAATATAACTTTAACCAATATTGAAGTAAGTTCCGATGTTTTGTCAAAGATCGGATTTTTGGCTTGGGAAGGCGAGGAAGAAATTGCAAATGGTGAAAGTCTGTTCATAAATGGAACTTTAATTTCAAATGCTTTAAATCCTCCAACCAATGCATTTAATGGTACAAATTCTTACATAGGACCGCCAGGTAATGCCCAAAACTATAATATGGATTTGGATTTTTACGATTTAACAGGAATCGTAGCCCAAGGAGATACGAGTATTCTCATTGAATTGGAATCTCACCAAGATTTTATAATGGTGAATAATATTATCACCAGCGTAAATTCTGAATTACCAGATGCTACCATAGAAATTGATGATCTTGGCGTACTTTGTGAAAACAATGATATTGATGTTGAATATACAGTTTACAATGTAAATAGTACGAGTCCGTTACCTGCCAATGTACCTATCGCATTTTATGCCGATGCAGTATTGATTGGCCAAACCACTACAAACAACATTATACCGATAGGTGGCTCTGAAAGCGGTACTATTACACTTAATATTCCCGTTGCCACCCCGAATAACTTTAATTTAAGAGCTGTAGTTGATGATATTGGGAATGGAACTGGTATTGTTTCAGAAACCAACGAGAGTAATAATGAAGACGTTTACCCCGTTGATCTTAGTGCAGCTGGTATTTTACTTAACCCAGGCCCAGCCTGTTTGGGGAGACCGGTTATTTTAGATTCTGGGGTTACAGATCCACCATTTAATATACAGTGGTTTAGAAATAATATTGCTATTCCTGGTGCTACAAACTCAACATTGGTGGTTACTACAGATGGTATTTATAGAGTGGAAGCGGTAGATGGTATCTGTAGGGTGGATAGTAATTCAGTGGTAATTACTTTTAGACCCCAGCCCACGGCCAACCCCCCGGTAGATCTCTACCAGTGCGACGATGGCACCACGGCAGGCGTTTTCAATTTAACGGACAACGACGCGAACATATTGGGGGCGCAGGACCCGGCGCAGTTCACGATAAAGTACTACCAGAGCTACCAGGACAGTTTTGACGACACCAACGAGATCCTTGGCGGGGTACATATTATAGTTCCCCCTTCGCCTCAGACGATCTATGCCCGTATCGAGGACAACAGCGGGAGCTGTTTTGACCTGACCGATTTTGAGATCTACTTCAGCCGCGCCATTGCCGGTCTGGTGCCCGCCACGGCCAGTTATTGCGATTCCGATGGCGATGGCGGGGAGTTCGTGGACCTTGCCACGGAGTTCAATTCCCTTGTCCTTGACGGCGAGCCCTCCTCGCGCTACAACATTACCTACCACGGCAGCCAGGCCGATGCGGACAACGATGCCAACCCGCACCCGAACCCGTATTTTGTAACCGCACCGGGCGAGACGGTCTATATCCGTTTGGAGAACCGCCATGACGCCAGCTGTTTTGACACCCGCCGCAGTATAGACCTGATCATAGACACCCCGCCGACAGTTAATGCGGCACCGGAAAACCTTGTAGAGTGCGATGTGAACAACGACGGCTTCGCGGCCTTTGACCTGACCCAGCAGGACCTGGTGATCACCCTTGGCGATCCCACATTGACGGTCACCTACCACGGCACGTTGTTGGATGCCCAGAACGGTGTACTGCCCTTGCCCAACCCCTATGTGAACGACCAGATCTATCTGGACGCCCCCATTACCGATCCCTTGGACCCTAACTATGGTACCGGCGGTGTTTGGGCGCGCGTTTCCAGCAGCACCAATAGCTGTACGGTCGTGGTCCCCTTTGCCCTGGAGGTGCGTTTTTCGCCCGTGGGCACGGAGCCAGCGGAGCCCCTGCGCCTGTGCGACGATGCAACGGCGGACGGATTTACGTTCTTCGACCTTACGGTAGTCGCGGCGGAAGTACTGGGCACTTTGGACCCGGCCGGTTTTGATCTTTATTATTACGAAAGCCTTTTGGACGCTACCATTGCTGGCGACAATGCGATGGACGCCCCGGACTTCTCGCAGGCCATCCCGGACCCGACGAACTTTTTGAACAGCACCAACCCACAGGACATTTACATACTGATAGTGGGCAACGGCACGGGCACCATCCCCCCGAACCCGAACATCAGCGAGGGCTGTTACGACATCGTGACCCTGACCCTTATCGTGGACCCGCGCCCTGCGGACCTGGGCCCCTTTGAGATGATGCTCTGCGATGATGAGCTGCAGGGCAGTACCCCGACCGATGAGATCTCCACTTTTGACCTTACCAGCCAGGACATTCTGGTGAGCGGCGGCGATCCCACCATTACGGTGGAGTGGTTTTTAAATCCGGCCGATGAGGCCGCGGGCATCCCGATCCCGAACCCGACCACCTTCCAGAACACGGCCACCCCACAAACGGTGATAGGGCGTGCGACCTCGGAGTTTGGATGCAGTACATTGGTCACTTTAACATTAACGGTATTGCCGAACCCGAACCCGAACACGGCCCCGGACCCGTTGGAACTTTGTGACGACGACGACGACGGTATCGTTGGCGGATGGGACCTGACCCTTGCCGATAGCGATATCATAGCGGGGGAGCCAGACGTATCCGTGACCTATTACGAAGATATGGGCGATGCCATAGCGGGAATTCCGGGCACGGAGATAACGATGCCCTACACCAATATAATACCCTTTGTTCAAACGGTATATGCCCGAGTAGAGAAGAACGTCCCCCCATCTACGGTAGGATGCTTTACTGTCGTTGAGTTAGAGCTCCACGTAATAGACCTTCCCGATATGCCCCTTATGCCGCCGTTCGCGGACCCCTTTATAGGTTGCGACGAGAGCGGCAGCGGTACGGCCATCTTCGACCTGACCCTTCAGGACGACGGTGTGCTTGGCACCCAGAACGCTGCGGACTTTTTGCCCATTAGATATTATGAGCTTGAGGCCGATGCCGATGCGGGCAATGCCAACTTCATACCCAATCCGGCCACCTATATAAGCGGGGGCGGCACAACGATCTGGGTACGCCTGGAGAGCCGCATCACCGGTTGTGCGAGGGTTACACCATTTGAACTGGAACTGGAACTGTTCCCAACCATTGGTGCAGGAAACGATCTGTCCAAGTGCGATGATGAAATAAACGGCAGTACGCCTACCGACGGGCTATCCACGTTCGACCTTACGGTAAACACGCCCTTGATCACCCTTGGCGACCCGGGCCTTGATATATTTTACTACGCTTCGGCAGCAGATCAGGTAAACAACAACCCGATTGCAAACCCTGCGGCCTATCAGAACGTGATCAGCCCACAGCAAGAAATATTCGTGACCGTCTACAGCGAGAACGGCTGTAGGGCGACCGGTAGCTTCTTTATCATCGTGGAGCCATTGCCGGTGGCGATATCGCCGGACCCATTTATCGCCTGCGATGCGAACAACGACGGTTTTGCACAGTTTGACCTGAGCACCCAGACCCCGATCATCACGGGGGGGGATCCGAACCTTTCGGTAACCTACCACCCAACGTTGACCGAGGCGCAGAACAACGGCATCCAATTGCCCAACCTGTACACCAACGACCAGATCTATCTCGACGTGCCGATCACCGATCCCGCGGACCCGGCCTATGGTACGGGCGGCGTTTGGGCACGGGTAACCTCTACGGCCAATGTCTGCGAGACCGTCGTGTCCTTTGCGCTGGAAGTGCATGCTTCCCCGGTGGCCACCGAGCCCGAGCCCTTTAGGAAGTGCGACGATGCGGTTGCCGATGGCTTCACCCTTTTCGATCTGACCGAAAAGGAGGCGGAGATATTGGGCACCTTGGACCCGAACGGATTTGACCTCTATTACTATGAGGACCTTGCCGATGCGCAATTGGCGGGCGACCTTGCGCTGACCGCACCGGATTATTCAGCTGCCATCCAAAACGCGGCGGCGTATACCAATACCGCCAACCCACAGGATATTTACGTGCTTGTGGTAGGGAATGCCAACAGTAGCATCCCGCCGAACCCCAACGGGGCAGAGGGCTGTTACGATATTGTTACATTAACCTTGATAGTAGATCCAATTCCGCTGGACCTTGGGCCTTTTGAAATGGTATTGTGCGACGACGAACTGCAGGGCAGTACCCCGACCGATGAAATCTCGACCTTCGATCTTACCACCCAGGACATTTTGGTCACCGGCGGCGACCTTACCTTAAGCGTACTTTGGTTCGAGACCCCGGCGGATGAAGCGGCGGGCAACCCGATCCCGAATCCGACAACGTACCAGAACTTTGCGACCCCGCAGACGGTGATCGGAAGAGTGACTTCAGAATTTGGCTGTTCCAATACAATTACCCTGACCCTAACGGTACTTCCAAACCCCAACGCGAACCCGGACCCGGAACCGATCGTTATCTGTGATGACGATGATGACGGAATCGTGAGCACCTTCGATTTAACGGATCGCGATGTTGAGATATTAAATGGCGAGACGGACGTTACCATTTTCTATTACGAAACCATGCAAGCGGCGATTGATGCTGCACCAGGAACCGAAATTGTAAGCCCGTATACAAACATAGTACCTTACAACCAGATTGTGTTTGCCCGCGTTACCAACCAAGTACCGCCAGAGCAACTACCGTGCTATACTATTGTAGAGCTGGAACTTGTTGTAGTAGCCTTGCCAGATGCGCCAGACGCTACCTTCCAAGACCCACTCTTTGCCTGTGATGAAGACGGCGATGGCACAGCCATTTTCGACCTTACCGTGCAGAATGATGCAGTTTATGGCGTACAGGACCCGGCGGACTTTGAGCCGGTCACCTATTACGAGAGCCAAGCAGATGCGGACCTCGGTATCAATGAAATAGATCCAGCGGATGCCTTCCAGAGTTCCGGACAGACCATCTGGGTCCGTTTGGAGAGCCTTGGAACGGGATGCGCGAGGGTAAGCTCCTTTGAGATAGAGATGGGCGACTTCCCGGGAACGGGTACTGCAGACGACCTGGTTCTTTGTGATGATGAAGTGAACGGCAGCACCAATGACGATGGTCTCTCAACCTTCGACCTGACGGTGAACACCCCTGTAATTACAGGAGGCGATCCCACGTTAACGGTGTACTATTACGCATCGCAGGACGACTTGGATAACGATATCCGTATAGCCAACCCTTCAGCGTACCAGAATATCATCAGCCCACAGCAGGAGATTTTTGTGGGCATAAGCGGGCAGAACAGTTGTGGGGCGGCATTGAGTTTCTTTATAACCGTTAACCCGAACCCGGAGCCCGTGGAGCCTACCCCATTGGTAGCCTGCGATGTGGACAACAACGGATATTCTTCTTTTGATTTGGAAAGTAAGACGGCAGAGATTCAAGGAGGCGATCCAACACTTATAATTACCTACCACGAAAACCTATTGGATGCCAGAACGGGCAATTTTCCATTGGCCAGTCCGTATGAGAATATAGTTGCCTTTAACCAGACACTCTATGTACGTGCAGCATACGATAGCCCACCAAATGGAACAGGATGTTACACGATTGTAACCTTGGAGCTACTGGTAAGAGAGTCTCCAGTAGTACCACAAGACCTACCAGATTTAGTAGCCTGTGACGACAGTGGTTTTGCGGAGTTCGACCTTACCCAGCAAGAAACCCTAATTTATGGCAACCAGTCTCCAGCGGACTATACCCTTACCTACCACCTGAACCAAAATGATGCCAATACGGGACTGAACTTTATTGTACGGCCGGAAGCCTATACCAATATCAGCAACCCACAGACCATCTGGGTCCGTTTGGACGACAACGCTACGGAATGCTATGCCGTTGGAAGCTTTGACCTGGTGGTGAACAGTGGCCTTCCGATAACCGATCCCACGCCATTGGAGTTATGTGATGATTTAGGTGAGGAAAACGATGGGATGACTGCTTTTGATCTTACCCAGAAAAACTCGGAGATAACCAACGGCGTGCTTACCCAGGGCGTAACCTACTTTTTAACCGAAGAAGACGCGCAAAACAACGAAAACCGTATCGATCCCGATACCGCTTATGTGAATGTGGACCCCAATGGCAACCCTGTTAATCCGCAGGTGCTTTACGTACGCGTGGAGGACGGCAACAGTGCCTGTGTTTCCTTTACCACCCTTACCATAAGGGTGATCAGCAATCCGAACCCGGTAACGCCGGACCCTATTGTACTGTGCGACTATAATGTAATAGTACCCCCGGGGCCCTATGACGAAGTGGAGCTGTTCGACCTTACGGTCCGCGAGGCACAGATACGCAACGGGAACAACTGGACCCTGGATTATTATGAGAGCTATGGCGATGCGGTAACGCAAACGGATGCCATTCCGGCAGCGGATGTTACCGCCTACCAGAACACGGGCAATCCACAGGTTGTGTACGTACGCGCCACGAGCCCTACGACAGGCTGTTTTGAGATAGTGGAACTGGAATTGATTGTGGAGCCATTGCCGGACGACAGTGCGACAGTGGAACCTTATGTGTACTGTTCGACCGATGGCACCGAGATAGGGGTCTTTGACCTTACCACCAAGATCGGCGAGATATTGGGCGGCCAGCCGGCCCCGCCGATGGAGGTGAGCTTTTACCTGACCGCGATCGATGCTGAGAACAGCACCAATGCCATCACCAATGTTACGGGCCACCGCAATATGGATGCGGGCAACAACCCGATAAACCCACAGACCATCTTCACGGGCATCACCAATACCGAGACCGGATGCTATATCGGCGGGGTGCAGAGCTTTGAGTTGATCGTCCAGCCGGGAGCCGTTGCGGTAGCGCCTGCGGAACCCTTTGTGATATGCGACAACCTGATGCCCAGCGACGGCTTTGCTGAGTTTGACCTGGAAGATATGAGCGACCAACAGGTCGTTGACCTTCGCGCGGGGATCTTGGCTGGGCAGGACCCGGCGGACTTCGGCATTACCTTCCACGAGACATTGGAGGGCGCTGAGGCGGGCACGGGGGCCATTGTGTTCCCGTACGTGAACATCATCAACCCGCAGCGCATTTATGTGCGCGTGACCAACCAGACGAACATCTATGAGCCGAGCTGTTATTCTGTAGTGGAAATGATATTGAAGGTAGAGCAGCTTCCCGATGTGGTGCTGGCCGACCAATACCGTCTCTGCGTGGACGGGAACGGCAACCCGATAGCGGCTGAGGAGGGCGGGCCCTCGCCACCGGTCATAGACACGGGCCTTGACCCGGCGCTCTTTACCTTCCAATGGGAGCTTGACGGGGTGATCGTCGCGGGGCAGACGGGCCCATCGATCATAGCGCTGGTACCGGGCACCTATACGGTGACCATCACCGAACTGTCCTCTGGCTGCCAGAGCACGGCCACCACCACGGTGATCGTTTCCTCGCCGCCCGAGACCTATGGGGCGGTCCTTGTGAACGGCGCCTTTGCGGAGGACCACACCATCGAGGTGACCGCCACCGGGCAGGGGACCTACCAGTACCAATTGGACGACGGCCCCTTCCAGGACAGCAACATATTCGAGGACGTGTCCCCGGGCAACCATACGATAACCATCCGTGATGCCAACGGCTGTGGCAGCGTGACCTTCGATGTGGGGGTCATAGACTACCCGCTGTACTTTACCCCCAACGGGGACGGCTACCACGACACCTGGAACATCATCGGCATAGCCAGTGGCGACCCTACGGCAAAAATATATATCTTTGACCGCTTCGGAAAACTGCTCAAGCAGCTCAGCCCGTTGGGCCAGGGCTGGGACGGTACCTTCGGGGGCAGGCCCATGCCATCGAGCGATTACTGGTTCCGAGTGGAGTACACCGAGAACGAGATCCCAAAGGAATTCAAAGGACATTTTACCCTAAAACGATAAATAGAAATTATGAACATTAAACAAATCTCCCTCATCCTACTTTTGTTTTCATCCATATATGGATATTCACAAGACGGAATACCTATATATTCAGATTATTTTTCAGATAATTTGTATTTGCTGCACCCTTCAATGGCTGGGGCAGCTACGCATAATCAAATACGTTTAACGGCGCGCCAACAATGGTTTGATCAAAATGAAGCACCAAATCTTCAAACGCTCAATTTTAATGCTCGTCTGGGCGAACAATCTGGCGTTGGGGTAATTGTATATAATGATAAAAATGGATATCATTCCCAAACAGGTGGTTATCTTACATATGCTCACCACATTATGTTTTCAAGAAGTGAAGCAGATTTAAATCAGCTGTCTTTCGGTTTAAGCGCTGGTTTAACTCAATCGCGTTTAGATGAAACCCAGTTTGATCTTTCGGATTTTGATCCAGTAATAGGGGGGATTATTCAAAGTACTTCATATTTTAATGTAGATGTTGGTCTGTCTTATAACTTTTTAGACTTTTCAGGACATTTCACCGTTAAAAATGTAATATTTCAGAATAGATCTATTTATAGTGAAGAGTTTGAATCTAATAACCAACGGAAGTATTTGCTTTCGGCTGCATATGCAATTGGACAATATGGGCAGGACTGGAGTTATGAACCATCGTTCCTCTTTCAATGGAGCGAGCGTACGGGAGAACAAGCAGTGGATATAAATTTTAAGGCTTATAGAAATATGGAATTCGGTAAATTATGGGGTGGGTTGTCCTATAGAAGAAGTTTAGATGGAGCCGAATTTCTTA
This region of Aequorivita marisscotiae genomic DNA includes:
- a CDS encoding mechanosensitive ion channel family protein, with the translated sequence MDKFSDLDIYIEEYGQKLIDFLPSVIAAVLMLVLGWWLIKIINRYTRKFFDKKDYDPTLENFVASLINWGLKIVLFVLVITQLGVESASLVAIIGAAGLAVGLALQGSLANFAGGILILLIKPFKVGDFISAQGVDGTVKDISIFNTKLTTFGNQLAIIPNGKLSNDNIINYTVEGIRRENLTFGIGYDDDIKLAKDILLNLVNEQEPVLKIEDKLPMIVVAELGDSSVNLSLRYWAKNEDFWTLRWLILEEGKARLEAAGISIPFPQRDVHHFNLEKLQK
- a CDS encoding thioredoxin domain-containing protein, which codes for MRLLITLFTLQILICCNSSTKNTLETHSFTNDLITESSPYLLQHAHNPVNWKPYNEAALQQAKKEKKLVIISIGYAACHWCHVMEHESFEDSTVAAVMNKNFISIKVDREERPDVDQTYINAVQLMTGSAGWPLNVVTLPDGRPVWGGTYFRKNDWINALEQIQEVYSSEPEKLIAYANRLEEGIKSMDLINLNTEDISFKDFPTEKIVAAWARKFDTENGGFSGAPKFMMPNNLQFLLRKAVVENDTELLKFVTLTLDKMAYGGLYDQIGGGFSRYSTDEKWHVPHFEKMLYDNAQLVSLYSNAFLITKNPLYKEVVEETLNFIATDLTNEEGGFYSSLDADSLDENGKLEEGAFYIFTLEELQELLQDDFNIFKEYFNINSYGKWENNHYVLIRKKTDAEIEKEFNLTTETLRQKKEGWKKTLLTYRNKRDKPRLDDKTLTSWNALMLKGYADAYKAFGTRKYLDAAVKNATFIANKQLQKNGALFHNYKNEKSSINGFLEDYAFTIEAFIDLYQITLDEKWLLLSKKMTEYTINNFFDSEKHMFYFTSKKDPAIVSRNFEYRDNVIPASNSVMAKNLFLLSKYFEETGYAEISHQMLKNVSGEIEQYPSGFSNWLDLLLNFKNSFYEVVVVGADAPKIVTELNTNYLPNCIIAGTKTEKNNPLFTNRFVSGETLIYVCENNTCKLPVTESKIAIELINKKE
- a CDS encoding dodecin family protein, producing the protein MAVLKVIEVLSSSPKSWEDATRNAVKEASKSVKNIRSVYVNEQSCVVDGGDNITQFRVNVKITFEVN
- a CDS encoding NifU family protein codes for the protein MSQFNIDISETSNPNIIKFVANSFLTRSTSYEFKNIDEAKPSPLAQQLFYLPFVKTVYISQNFVAIEKYNIIEWQDVQEEVADSILEYLNTGKSVIVEDSTPKKVAVAIYAESTPNPSVMKFVANKSLSSEILEFKNIDEAANSPLAKSLFNFPFVKEVFISGNYISVMKYNMVEWQDIVSEMRDFIRVYLYEGKPVLNEETAATANPAVNNDLSENYSENSTHSYSALEKEIISILDEYVKPAVAKDGGNIRFESFNSETKTVKVILQGACSGCPSSTITLKNGIETMLKQMIPDQINEVVAING